The following proteins are co-located in the Gossypium hirsutum isolate 1008001.06 chromosome A02, Gossypium_hirsutum_v2.1, whole genome shotgun sequence genome:
- the LOC107952170 gene encoding uncharacterized protein isoform X1 has protein sequence MPYYGLIPLRAYAKKLSYFYSISSAPITDSVFKETLNTKTLPTLPSPLLPLSNLKKADGQSFIAGSACKQGKNGERTSKTGSADELNKGYFDDMSELKQHGGIWSKFVVKLK, from the exons ATGCCCTATTACGGGCTTATTCCATTACGCGCCTATGCAAAGAAATTGTCTTATTTCTATTCCATTTCATCAGCACCGATTACTGATTCGGTGTTTAAGGAAACGCTCAATACAAAGACGCTCCCCACTTTGCCCTCTCCCCTTCTCCCACTTTCAAACTTGAAAAAAGCAGACGGACAATCCTTCATCGCAGGGTCAG CTTGCAAGCAAGGAAAAAATGGAGAAAGAACGAGCAAGACT gGCAGTGCTGATGAATTGAATAAAGgatattttgatgatatgtctGAGCTAAAACAACACGGTG GAATTTGGTCAAAATTTGTTGTGAAGTTGAAGTAA
- the LOC107952170 gene encoding uncharacterized protein isoform X3, whose translation MPYYGLIPLRAYAKKLSYFYSISSAPITDSVFKETLNTKTLPTLPSPLLPLSNLKKADGQSFIAGSACKQGKNGERTSKTGSADELNKGYFDDMSELKQHGGKNDTSSTG comes from the exons ATGCCCTATTACGGGCTTATTCCATTACGCGCCTATGCAAAGAAATTGTCTTATTTCTATTCCATTTCATCAGCACCGATTACTGATTCGGTGTTTAAGGAAACGCTCAATACAAAGACGCTCCCCACTTTGCCCTCTCCCCTTCTCCCACTTTCAAACTTGAAAAAAGCAGACGGACAATCCTTCATCGCAGGGTCAG CTTGCAAGCAAGGAAAAAATGGAGAAAGAACGAGCAAGACT gGCAGTGCTGATGAATTGAATAAAGgatattttgatgatatgtctGAGCTAAAACAACACGGTGGTAAG AATGATACAAGCTCTACTGGATAG
- the LOC107952170 gene encoding uncharacterized protein isoform X2, producing MPYYGLIPLRAYAKKLSYFYSISSAPITDSVFKETLNTKTLPTLPSPLLPLSNLKKADGQSFIAGSACKQGKNGERTSKTGSADELNKGYFDDMSELKQHGGKEFGQNLL from the exons ATGCCCTATTACGGGCTTATTCCATTACGCGCCTATGCAAAGAAATTGTCTTATTTCTATTCCATTTCATCAGCACCGATTACTGATTCGGTGTTTAAGGAAACGCTCAATACAAAGACGCTCCCCACTTTGCCCTCTCCCCTTCTCCCACTTTCAAACTTGAAAAAAGCAGACGGACAATCCTTCATCGCAGGGTCAG CTTGCAAGCAAGGAAAAAATGGAGAAAGAACGAGCAAGACT gGCAGTGCTGATGAATTGAATAAAGgatattttgatgatatgtctGAGCTAAAACAACACGGTGGTAAG GAATTTGGTCAAAATTTGTTGTGA
- the LOC107952170 gene encoding uncharacterized protein isoform X4 yields the protein MPYYGLIPLRAYAKKLSYFYSISSAPITDSVFKETLNTKTLPTLPSPLLPLSNLKKADGQSFIAGSACKQGKNGERTSKTGSADELNKGYFDDMSELKQHGE from the exons ATGCCCTATTACGGGCTTATTCCATTACGCGCCTATGCAAAGAAATTGTCTTATTTCTATTCCATTTCATCAGCACCGATTACTGATTCGGTGTTTAAGGAAACGCTCAATACAAAGACGCTCCCCACTTTGCCCTCTCCCCTTCTCCCACTTTCAAACTTGAAAAAAGCAGACGGACAATCCTTCATCGCAGGGTCAG CTTGCAAGCAAGGAAAAAATGGAGAAAGAACGAGCAAGACT gGCAGTGCTGATGAATTGAATAAAGgatattttgatgatatgtctGAGCTAAAACAACACGGTG AATGA